A genomic stretch from Candidatus Anaeroferrophillus wilburensis includes:
- a CDS encoding acetyl-CoA C-acetyltransferase, which produces MKNGRDVVIVAMGRSAIGVFGGSLKDVRAHQLGAQVIKGVLEKVPAVNPAELDDVIMGDCVQSPDEANTARTAALAAGIPVEVPAVTIQRQCSSAMEALTQAANQIRLGDAELVLAGGMESMSNAFYCLPAARWGARLQHGTMMDSMWELLHSGSSLLDPPGFIMGQTAENLALHYGISRQEQDAIALRSHNNAEKAIEQGNFKEEIVPIVIPRRKGDPQIFDSDEHVRRSLTMADLERLKPIYATTGTVTAGNASGLNDGAAICLLASRQKALALGLPILARIWSSAVAGCDPKMMGWGPVPATRKLFQKTGCKLSDIELVELNEAFAAQYLACEQGLDLNRDITNVNGSGIGLGHPVGCTGARIVISLLQEMKRRNLSLGLATLCVGGGMGMSMLVENE; this is translated from the coding sequence ATGAAAAATGGTCGAGATGTGGTTATCGTCGCTATGGGCCGGAGTGCCATCGGTGTTTTTGGTGGTTCGCTAAAAGATGTACGGGCTCATCAGTTGGGGGCGCAGGTTATCAAGGGTGTCCTTGAAAAAGTCCCGGCGGTGAATCCGGCCGAACTTGATGATGTTATTATGGGTGATTGCGTTCAATCCCCGGATGAAGCCAATACGGCTCGTACCGCTGCTCTAGCTGCCGGAATCCCGGTTGAGGTGCCTGCAGTTACTATTCAGCGGCAATGTTCAAGTGCCATGGAAGCTTTGACTCAGGCCGCCAACCAGATTCGCTTAGGAGATGCAGAACTTGTTCTAGCCGGCGGTATGGAGTCGATGTCAAATGCATTCTACTGTCTTCCGGCCGCCCGTTGGGGGGCTCGCCTACAGCATGGCACGATGATGGATTCAATGTGGGAGTTGCTCCATTCCGGCTCCAGCCTGCTTGATCCACCGGGATTTATCATGGGCCAGACCGCTGAAAATCTGGCTCTGCACTATGGTATCTCCCGTCAAGAGCAGGATGCCATCGCTTTAAGGAGCCACAACAACGCCGAAAAAGCAATCGAGCAGGGAAACTTCAAAGAAGAGATCGTCCCGATTGTCATTCCGCGCCGCAAAGGAGATCCGCAGATCTTTGATAGCGATGAACATGTTCGTCGAAGCTTGACCATGGCTGATCTCGAACGTCTGAAGCCGATTTACGCTACAACCGGTACGGTCACCGCTGGCAACGCTTCAGGGCTCAATGACGGTGCAGCCATTTGTCTGCTTGCCAGCCGCCAGAAAGCTTTGGCCCTTGGGCTGCCGATTCTGGCCCGGATTTGGTCCTCTGCAGTTGCCGGTTGTGACCCTAAAATGATGGGTTGGGGGCCGGTCCCGGCAACGAGAAAACTTTTCCAAAAAACTGGTTGTAAACTCTCCGACATCGAGCTTGTTGAACTCAACGAAGCTTTTGCCGCTCAATATCTGGCTTGTGAACAGGGTCTTGATCTCAATCGAGACATCACTAATGTCAATGGCTCCGGTATCGGCCTGGGCCATCCTGTCGGTTGTACCGGCGCCCGTATTGTGATTTCACTTTTGCAGGAGATGAAACGCCGCAATCTGAGCTTAGGTTTGGCAACTCTATGCGTTGGCGGCGGCATGGGGATGAGCATGTTGGTTGAAAATGAATAG
- a CDS encoding acyl-CoA dehydrogenase family protein, with protein sequence MNYCLSEEMNLLREMTAKFARNEVAPSSEVSDEEETYTPEINRKAAELGLVGAWVPEEYGGAGFGVFGNAIITEELSRVDMGIGLNIVVAPFGCEAIYHFGNEEQKNKFLPPVCRGEMVSAGAFTEPNAGTDVSGVATRAVKDGDDYIVNGNKMFITNGTVCDFMVTLVVTNPEAKRRHDRFSMLIIPADLPGITRSKIRGKLGIRASDTAEIAFADVRVPQKNLVGVEGRGFHQVMHFFDKTRIMVSAQGVGLGQGCLDEAVRYAKERSAFGTPIGNFQLTQAKLTEMAIRVEAARNLVYKSAWLYDQGTPDFTLAAMAKYYSGQTAVFCANAALEIHGGYGYIKEYKVQKFYRDAKILELYEGTKEAEILTVGKTLLS encoded by the coding sequence GTGAATTATTGTTTAAGTGAAGAGATGAACCTTTTGCGGGAGATGACGGCCAAATTTGCACGGAATGAGGTGGCGCCCTCTTCTGAGGTCAGCGATGAAGAGGAGACGTATACGCCGGAGATCAACCGGAAAGCGGCAGAGCTTGGTCTTGTTGGAGCTTGGGTTCCGGAAGAGTATGGTGGAGCCGGATTTGGAGTTTTTGGTAATGCAATTATAACAGAAGAACTTTCGCGGGTCGACATGGGAATTGGTCTTAATATCGTCGTGGCCCCTTTCGGCTGTGAAGCCATCTACCACTTTGGCAATGAAGAACAAAAAAACAAGTTTCTACCACCGGTCTGCCGCGGCGAAATGGTCAGTGCCGGGGCTTTTACTGAACCTAATGCCGGAACCGATGTCTCCGGTGTTGCCACCCGGGCTGTTAAAGATGGTGATGACTATATTGTCAACGGCAACAAGATGTTTATTACCAACGGTACCGTCTGCGATTTTATGGTAACCTTGGTGGTTACTAATCCGGAAGCCAAACGGCGGCATGATCGTTTTAGCATGCTGATAATACCTGCGGATCTGCCCGGGATCACCCGCAGCAAGATCAGGGGAAAACTGGGGATCAGGGCTAGTGATACGGCTGAGATTGCCTTTGCGGATGTTCGGGTGCCCCAGAAAAATCTGGTTGGGGTGGAGGGCCGAGGTTTCCATCAAGTAATGCACTTTTTTGATAAAACCAGAATCATGGTGTCTGCGCAAGGGGTTGGCCTGGGGCAGGGGTGTCTTGATGAAGCGGTGCGTTACGCCAAGGAACGTAGCGCTTTTGGGACACCTATTGGCAATTTTCAGCTGACCCAGGCAAAGTTAACCGAGATGGCAATCAGGGTTGAAGCGGCCCGTAATCTGGTCTACAAATCTGCATGGCTCTATGATCAGGGCACCCCCGATTTCACTTTGGCCGCAATGGCTAAATACTACAGTGGGCAGACGGCAGTTTTCTGTGCCAACGCCGCCCTTGAAATACATGGTGGTTATGGTTATATCAAAGAATACAAGGTTCAGAAATTCTATCGTGATGCCAAAATTCTGGAACTTTATGAGGGCACTAAAGAGGCCGAGATTCTTACCGTTGGCAAAACTCTACTTTCGTAA